One genomic region from Streptomyces venezuelae encodes:
- a CDS encoding DUF3052 domain-containing protein, giving the protein MSATADHAEERTNPAARLGFEPGQVVQEIGYDDDVDQDLREGIESIIGAELVDEDYDDVADAVVLWFRDEDGDLTDALVDAIGLLEDGGVIWLLTPKTGRDGYIEPSDINDAAQTAGLSQTKSISVAKDWAGARLVAPKR; this is encoded by the coding sequence GTGAGCGCGACCGCGGACCACGCGGAGGAGCGGACCAACCCGGCAGCGAGGCTGGGGTTCGAGCCCGGACAGGTGGTCCAGGAGATCGGCTACGACGACGACGTCGACCAGGATCTCCGTGAAGGCATCGAGTCCATCATCGGCGCCGAGCTCGTGGACGAGGATTACGACGACGTCGCCGACGCCGTTGTCCTCTGGTTCCGCGACGAGGACGGCGATCTCACCGACGCACTGGTGGACGCCATCGGTCTTCTGGAGGACGGCGGCGTGATCTGGCTGCTGACGCCGAAGACCGGCCGTGACGGCTACATCGAGCCGAGCGATATCAACGATGCCGCGCAGACTGCTGGTCTCTCCCAGACCAAGAGCATCAGCGTCGCCAAGGACTGGGCGGGCGCCCGTCTGGTGGCCCCCAAGCGCTGA
- a CDS encoding peroxiredoxin, with protein sequence MAIEVGTEAPGFELKDNHGRTVRLSDFRGEKTVVLLFYPFAFTGVCTGELRELRDNLPTFVNDDTQLLAVSNDSIHTLRVFADQEDLDFPLLSDFWKHGEASRAYGVFDEEKGCAVRGTFIIDKEGVVRWTVVNALPDARDIGDYVKALDAV encoded by the coding sequence ATGGCGATCGAGGTCGGCACCGAGGCCCCGGGATTCGAGCTGAAGGACAACCACGGACGCACCGTGAGGCTCTCGGACTTCCGCGGCGAGAAGACCGTGGTGCTGCTCTTCTACCCCTTCGCCTTCACCGGTGTCTGCACCGGCGAACTGCGCGAGCTGCGGGACAACCTCCCGACGTTCGTCAACGACGACACCCAGCTCCTCGCCGTCTCCAACGACTCGATCCACACCCTGCGCGTCTTCGCCGACCAGGAGGACCTGGACTTCCCGCTGCTCTCCGACTTCTGGAAGCACGGCGAGGCCTCCCGCGCCTACGGCGTCTTCGACGAGGAGAAGGGCTGCGCCGTGCGCGGCACCTTCATCATCGACAAGGAGGGCGTCGTCCGCTGGACCGTCGTGAACGCCCTGCCGGACGCCCGGGACATCGGCGACTACGTCAAGGCGCTCGACGCCGTCTGA